From one Tetragenococcus osmophilus genomic stretch:
- a CDS encoding MerR family transcriptional regulator yields the protein MKYTIKQVADMANVSTRTLRYYDQIALLKPASTSKAGYRLYGEKEIDRLQQILLYRSLGIKLSQIQSIIDDPTFRTLDALQEHQRNLETEKRKIDQLLATVKKTIQHQKGEIQMTEAEKFEGFKKERLDENEKLYGEEIRENYGEEEVEKSNKQFMKLSQEDMQKMQEIEDKLFAQLEQLAETKDIESQEAKEVYKLHREWLSYTWPKYSAQAHRGLVQMYMSDDRFASYYNDRAGKAVVSLLHDAVMRYARD from the coding sequence ATGAAATACACAATTAAACAAGTAGCTGACATGGCAAATGTTAGTACTCGAACACTTCGCTACTATGATCAGATTGCTTTATTAAAACCAGCAAGCACTTCAAAAGCTGGTTATCGCCTTTATGGTGAAAAAGAAATTGATCGATTACAGCAAATTCTTCTTTACCGTTCATTAGGAATTAAGTTATCACAGATCCAATCAATCATAGATGATCCAACCTTTCGTACACTTGATGCCTTACAAGAACATCAACGTAACTTAGAAACAGAAAAAAGGAAAATCGATCAATTGTTAGCTACTGTAAAAAAGACTATTCAACATCAAAAAGGAGAAATTCAAATGACCGAAGCAGAAAAATTTGAAGGATTTAAAAAAGAACGTTTAGATGAAAATGAAAAATTATATGGAGAAGAAATTCGAGAAAATTATGGCGAAGAAGAAGTCGAGAAATCAAACAAACAATTTATGAAACTTAGCCAAGAAGATATGCAAAAAATGCAAGAAATCGAAGATAAATTATTTGCTCAATTAGAACAATTAGCTGAAACAAAGGATATAGAATCTCAAGAAGCTAAAGAAGTATATAAACTTCATAGAGAATGGCTATCTTATACTTGGCCAAAATATTCAGCACAAGCGCATCGTGGTCTAGTACAAATGTATATGTCAGATGATCGTTTTGCTAGTTATTACAATGATCGTGCAGGAAAAGCGGTTGTTTCTCTTTTGCATGATGCTGTTATGAGATATGCTAGAGATTAA
- a CDS encoding MerR family transcriptional regulator, whose protein sequence is MTYTMKEMVEYIGVSNTTLKRYENNDLVPSVWYTKGSHRRYGEIHVIAFKTIRSLLQGFDIPVAYQLMRAAKEKNFTEAHWLIAQTQEKLVKKKETLRMHKEFILTFPQKSMKKQTLRIGELAKFADVEASTIRYWEKRGLIEGIRDKSSGYRFFERNEVRKTIIITLLRKSIYKIEDIKKIVDEIEDKNLASIKKHYTTVNDELDNQLAMQLKAISSYMIYCEKLK, encoded by the coding sequence ATGACGTATACAATGAAAGAAATGGTTGAATATATAGGTGTAAGCAACACCACTTTAAAACGATATGAAAATAACGACTTAGTCCCTTCTGTTTGGTATACAAAAGGCAGTCACAGAAGGTATGGAGAAATACATGTCATTGCTTTTAAGACAATTCGCAGTCTTTTGCAAGGTTTTGACATTCCTGTAGCGTATCAACTAATGAGAGCCGCAAAAGAAAAGAATTTTACAGAAGCTCATTGGCTAATTGCCCAAACACAGGAAAAATTAGTAAAGAAAAAAGAAACGTTGAGAATGCATAAAGAATTTATCCTTACTTTTCCACAAAAATCAATGAAAAAACAAACATTGCGCATTGGGGAACTAGCAAAGTTCGCTGATGTCGAAGCTTCCACCATCCGTTATTGGGAAAAACGAGGGCTTATTGAAGGAATTCGAGATAAAAGTAGTGGGTACCGCTTTTTCGAAAGGAATGAAGTTCGTAAAACAATTATCATCACTTTATTGCGTAAAAGTATTTATAAAATTGAAGATATTAAAAAAATAGTGGACGAAATCGAGGACAAAAATCTGGCGAGTATAAAAAAGCATTACACAACAGTTAATGATGAACTCGATAATCAATTGGCAATGCAGTTAAAGGCAATTTCTTCTTATATGATTTATTGCGAGAAATTAAAATAG
- a CDS encoding ATP-binding cassette domain-containing protein, which produces MNIKIKNAYEKNLRNIDLDIPRNKFTVITGLSGSGKTTLLKDTLYLESQRQYLEAMNYQGTPKPKVDQIQNLSPAILIDQENRNDNPRSTLGTQTDLYTDLRMIFEKLHQRRCPNCQEIISASNAKEETEKIDGEYNVYMYCPHCHYRMEKLTRSHFSFNTTAGACPTCKGMGKTLVIKDSLYQKDQTILNGGIATWPKGYAEYQFKSYAALLKYLEISVPEDIPLKKFTSEQLDLLKYGIYSSEITKEQKEKLPTKVAEGKYEGIEPKIWQKIAEEKDIPKNLKPFIKEDTCVDCHGEKLNALSRLVTVCNQRLPEITKGDLNHVLNWVYEINENEQLKSFVEDYLLDIETKIKRISKLGLVYLSLDRQYSTLSGGEMQRIKLAAVLDSQMTELINAY; this is translated from the coding sequence ATGAATATAAAAATAAAAAACGCTTATGAGAAAAATCTAAGAAATATTGACTTAGATATTCCCAGAAATAAATTTACGGTTATCACAGGGTTGTCTGGTTCTGGAAAAACAACACTGCTTAAAGATACTTTGTATCTTGAATCGCAAAGACAATATTTAGAGGCTATGAATTACCAAGGGACTCCCAAACCTAAAGTAGACCAAATACAAAACTTATCTCCTGCGATTCTCATTGATCAAGAAAATCGAAATGATAATCCACGTTCTACTCTAGGCACGCAAACCGATCTTTATACAGATTTACGTATGATTTTTGAAAAATTGCATCAACGTCGTTGTCCTAATTGCCAAGAAATCATTTCAGCAAGTAATGCTAAAGAAGAAACTGAAAAAATTGATGGAGAATATAACGTGTATATGTATTGTCCACACTGTCATTATAGGATGGAGAAGTTGACGCGTTCGCATTTTTCTTTTAACACAACAGCTGGCGCTTGCCCCACTTGTAAGGGAATGGGAAAGACCCTAGTTATTAAAGACAGCCTTTATCAAAAAGATCAAACGATACTTAATGGAGGAATTGCTACTTGGCCTAAAGGTTATGCTGAATACCAATTTAAATCGTACGCTGCTTTATTGAAATATCTTGAAATCTCTGTTCCAGAAGATATTCCGCTAAAGAAATTTACTTCAGAACAATTGGACCTATTAAAATACGGGATATATTCAAGTGAAATAACGAAAGAGCAAAAAGAAAAGCTGCCTACCAAAGTAGCTGAAGGAAAGTATGAAGGTATTGAACCAAAAATTTGGCAAAAAATTGCTGAGGAAAAAGATATACCCAAAAATCTTAAACCATTTATTAAAGAAGACACTTGTGTTGATTGTCATGGAGAAAAACTAAACGCATTAAGTAGGTTGGTTACAGTGTGTAATCAAAGATTACCTGAAATTACAAAAGGTGATCTAAATCATGTATTAAATTGGGTGTATGAAATAAACGAAAACGAACAGCTGAAATCTTTCGTCGAGGATTATCTTCTGGATATAGAAACGAAAATCAAGCGTATTTCTAAATTAGGTCTCGTCTATTTATCCCTAGATCGTCAATACTCTACACTTTCCGGTGGGGAGATGCAGAGAATCAAATTAGCAGCTGTTTTAGATTCACAAATGACAGAGTTAATTAATGCCTACTGA
- a CDS encoding IS5 family transposase gives MYKSQPYVQISFEDFNQPLGLHMNPENRWVKKAEQIPWGQLEKDYAKNFPNPKGNVAKSLRMALGALLIQKEYHYSDEETVAQIQENPYLQFFVGLPGYQEEAPFEASSMVHFRKRLDEVTLMQINEKILSYNQKDDDDPTPPTDGSNSGTLTLDATCAPQNIKYPTDTELLNDARTHAEKIVDSLCQDYQWKKPRIYRQLAQKVYLNIVRRKKKAKKWLRKQIRKMLGFVKRDIQVIQKFLDRGAQLTEQQAIWWTTIQNIYEQQRYMYDNHTHSVQDRIVSFHQPWLRPIVRGKAKASVEFGAKFDMSLDQGIARLEYSSFDAYNESDILISTIRRYHDRHGNYPERVLADKIYRNRKNLNYCKQRGIRLSGPALGRPKKNEVRDKTIDEQDNADRVAVERGFSQLKGCFGADLITTKRKDTTLSSIALSVLALNLSKLTADALRQILSNVFKSRQIKNWTLYFSFFTKFTIIQ, from the coding sequence ATGTACAAATCACAACCCTACGTCCAAATTTCTTTTGAAGATTTCAATCAACCCTTAGGTCTTCATATGAACCCAGAAAACCGTTGGGTAAAAAAAGCGGAACAAATTCCTTGGGGCCAACTGGAAAAAGACTATGCGAAAAACTTTCCAAATCCCAAAGGCAATGTGGCTAAGTCGTTACGTATGGCCTTAGGCGCGCTTTTAATTCAAAAAGAGTATCACTACAGTGACGAAGAAACTGTCGCTCAAATCCAAGAGAATCCTTACCTGCAATTTTTCGTGGGGCTGCCTGGCTATCAGGAAGAAGCGCCTTTTGAAGCCTCTTCCATGGTCCACTTTCGTAAGCGTTTGGATGAAGTCACACTAATGCAAATCAACGAAAAAATCTTGTCTTACAATCAAAAAGATGACGATGATCCCACACCGCCCACAGACGGTTCCAACAGTGGAACACTGACATTAGACGCGACTTGTGCCCCGCAAAACATCAAATATCCGACGGATACGGAGCTATTAAATGATGCACGAACACATGCGGAAAAAATCGTAGATAGCCTCTGTCAAGACTATCAATGGAAGAAACCACGGATTTATCGGCAATTAGCGCAAAAAGTTTATCTGAATATCGTCCGTCGTAAGAAAAAAGCAAAAAAGTGGTTACGGAAGCAAATACGCAAAATGTTAGGATTTGTCAAACGTGATATCCAAGTGATTCAGAAATTTTTAGACCGAGGCGCTCAATTAACAGAACAACAAGCGATTTGGTGGACAACCATTCAAAACATTTATGAACAACAACGTTATATGTATGATAATCACACCCACTCTGTGCAAGATCGGATCGTTAGTTTTCATCAACCATGGTTGCGTCCTATTGTGCGGGGAAAAGCCAAAGCCTCCGTCGAGTTTGGTGCCAAATTTGATATGAGTCTTGATCAAGGTATCGCCCGCCTAGAATATAGCAGTTTCGATGCTTATAACGAGTCAGATATTTTAATTTCTACGATTCGTCGTTACCACGACCGACATGGAAACTACCCTGAACGTGTCTTAGCAGACAAGATTTATCGTAATCGAAAAAACCTCAATTATTGTAAACAACGGGGCATCCGATTATCGGGACCTGCACTAGGGCGCCCGAAAAAGAACGAAGTTCGTGATAAAACCATCGATGAACAAGACAATGCCGATCGTGTCGCGGTTGAACGTGGATTTAGCCAATTAAAGGGGTGTTTTGGCGCTGATTTGATAACAACTAAACGTAAAGATACTACGCTTTCAAGCATTGCTTTGAGCGTTTTGGCACTCAATCTGTCTAAATTGACGGCAGATGCTTTACGCCAAATTTTATCTAACGTCTTCAAAAGCAGGCAAATAAAGAATTGGACGCTTTATTTTAGCTTTTTTACAAAGTTCACAATTATTCAGTAG
- a CDS encoding ATP-binding cassette domain-containing protein — MINEVKERNNTLLVIEHDEEVIRKADHVVEIGPGSGEFGGKVVTTGTYDELENTSYSLLFQSKRAIYQQNSYQRDTKQTAVKVKNAKTHNLRDLSLELPANCLSVITGVSGSGKSSLLLQEIAQNQLEDSKTVQWNKGFKDLIVITQKRPTRNKRSLIVTYLDVFDGVRALFAKKSKKANLSFSSSDFSFNAGNGRCPNCQGLGVVESNQLFFENIELTCPICHGTRYKDEILEVKVDGYSISDVLEFSIEEAIDFFVRNGLNSKPLQFLTKTNLAYISLGQGTDSLSGGEMQRLRLTRTISKQKGNNHLFILDEPTTGMHKIDVFYFMKLIQNLIEDGNTIFFIEHNLDVIKQADYIVELGPGGGDSGGELMFVGDISQFRKTSTQTSVYL, encoded by the coding sequence ATGATTAATGAAGTCAAAGAGCGAAATAATACGTTATTAGTCATTGAACATGATGAAGAAGTTATTAGAAAGGCAGATCATGTAGTAGAAATTGGGCCTGGATCTGGAGAATTTGGAGGTAAAGTCGTTACAACTGGTACTTATGATGAATTAGAAAATACTTCTTATTCATTACTATTTCAATCAAAACGTGCCATTTATCAGCAAAATAGTTATCAGCGCGATACAAAACAAACGGCTGTGAAAGTGAAAAATGCAAAAACACATAATCTTAGAGACCTGTCACTCGAACTTCCTGCTAATTGTCTGTCTGTTATCACTGGTGTTTCAGGCTCTGGGAAATCGAGTTTACTTTTGCAAGAAATTGCTCAAAATCAACTAGAAGATAGTAAGACGGTTCAGTGGAACAAAGGATTCAAAGATCTTATAGTTATTACACAAAAAAGACCAACACGGAATAAGCGTTCACTTATCGTTACTTACTTAGATGTTTTTGATGGTGTTCGTGCTCTTTTTGCTAAGAAATCAAAGAAAGCCAATCTTTCTTTTTCTTCTTCAGATTTTTCATTTAATGCGGGGAATGGCCGATGTCCAAATTGCCAAGGGCTAGGAGTCGTTGAAAGTAATCAACTATTTTTTGAAAATATAGAATTGACATGCCCCATTTGTCATGGTACTAGATATAAAGATGAGATTTTAGAAGTTAAAGTTGATGGATATTCGATTTCAGATGTATTAGAATTTTCAATTGAAGAAGCGATCGATTTTTTTGTGAGGAATGGCCTGAATAGTAAACCTCTACAGTTTTTGACAAAAACAAACCTTGCTTATATTTCCTTAGGACAAGGCACAGATTCTTTGTCTGGTGGTGAAATGCAACGTCTACGTCTTACTAGAACTATTTCTAAACAAAAAGGGAATAACCATCTTTTTATTTTGGATGAACCAACGACAGGGATGCATAAAATTGATGTATTTTATTTTATGAAATTAATCCAAAACTTGATTGAAGATGGTAATACGATTTTCTTTATCGAACATAATTTAGACGTAATCAAACAAGCGGATTATATTGTAGAACTAGGACCTGGTGGTGGTGATAGTGGAGGAGAGTTGATGTTTGTTGGGGATATTTCCCAGTTTAGGAAGACAAGTACACAAACATCAGTTTATTTGTAA
- the yghU gene encoding glutathione-dependent disulfide-bond oxidoreductase has translation MSDYTIPKVWEENQDQKENKFGNQPVAGSRFEQKLPVGEQQLQVYSLNTPNGMKATIMLEELKEAGITDAKYDLYKIDIGDGDQFGSDFVKINPNSKIPAMVDYSYDEPIRVFESVSILLYLADKFDKFVPNSLAERTELMNWLFWQTGAAPFVGGGFGHFYYYAPYAQEYPIDRYTMETKRQLDLLDRHLADKEYINGDEYTIADIAIWPWYGRLVQGELYGDAATFLNAQEYKNLNAWADKIAQRPAIKRAINIAYKDIK, from the coding sequence ATGTCAGATTACACAATTCCTAAAGTATGGGAAGAAAATCAAGATCAAAAAGAGAATAAATTTGGAAACCAACCGGTAGCTGGTAGCCGTTTTGAGCAAAAGCTTCCGGTAGGAGAACAACAACTACAAGTTTATTCATTAAATACACCTAATGGAATGAAAGCAACGATTATGCTAGAAGAATTAAAAGAGGCTGGTATTACAGACGCTAAATATGATTTATATAAAATCGATATTGGAGACGGCGATCAATTCGGTAGTGATTTTGTGAAAATTAACCCGAACTCTAAAATCCCGGCAATGGTAGATTATTCCTATGATGAACCGATTCGTGTATTTGAATCCGTATCTATTTTGCTATATTTAGCGGATAAATTTGATAAATTCGTTCCAAATTCCCTTGCTGAACGGACAGAACTTATGAACTGGTTATTCTGGCAAACAGGTGCAGCACCATTTGTCGGTGGTGGTTTTGGACACTTCTATTACTATGCACCTTATGCGCAAGAATATCCAATTGATCGTTACACTATGGAAACTAAACGTCAACTTGATCTGCTTGATAGACACCTAGCAGATAAAGAATATATTAATGGTGATGAATACACGATTGCTGATATAGCAATATGGCCTTGGTACGGACGTCTTGTTCAAGGCGAACTATATGGTGATGCAGCTACCTTTTTAAATGCCCAAGAATATAAGAATCTAAACGCATGGGCAGATAAAATCGCTCAACGACCAGCTATTAAGCGCGCCATAAATATAGCGTATAAAGATATTAAATAA
- a CDS encoding type 1 glutamine amidotransferase domain-containing protein: MSLQNHKVISLVDHDFDDLELWYPVLRLREEGAQVDLVGPEAKQTYIGKNGVPAESNYAFSDVNPEEYDAVIVPGGWAPDKLRRFPEVKEIVKHMKDNNKAIGEICHAGWVLISANVLEGKTVTSTPGIKDDMTNAGATWVNEAVVTDGQLVSSRRPPDLPEYLPELIKVMEKYHR; the protein is encoded by the coding sequence TTGAGTTTACAAAATCATAAAGTTATCTCGTTGGTTGACCATGATTTTGATGATTTAGAACTATGGTATCCTGTTCTTCGTTTACGCGAAGAAGGCGCTCAAGTAGATTTAGTGGGACCAGAAGCTAAGCAAACATACATTGGAAAAAATGGTGTGCCTGCTGAATCTAATTACGCTTTTTCTGATGTTAATCCAGAAGAATATGATGCAGTTATAGTACCTGGCGGATGGGCACCAGATAAACTTCGTCGTTTCCCTGAAGTAAAAGAGATCGTAAAACATATGAAAGATAACAACAAAGCTATCGGTGAAATTTGCCATGCTGGTTGGGTTTTAATTTCAGCTAATGTTTTAGAAGGAAAAACGGTAACGAGTACACCAGGAATTAAAGACGATATGACAAATGCTGGTGCTACATGGGTAAATGAAGCTGTGGTAACTGATGGTCAGCTTGTTTCAAGTAGAAGACCCCCTGATCTACCAGAATATTTACCTGAGTTGATTAAAGTAATGGAAAAATATCATCGCTAA
- a CDS encoding ABC transporter substrate-binding protein/permease: MKKAPIFIVGILSVLSIVFYFTSSVQAQTDDSLQNVLDSGTLTVGTSADNPPKEYIRMNDGEEEIVGFDIDVAERIAEELGVELEITNMKFDGLIPSVEAGEFDMALAGFNPTPERKEVVSFSDSYHDLPFVILTTKDKEDTFTSIESLTDKEVAAQKGSTQETILNDYIEEARPVALGKLPEVISEINAGTVDAGVVGYLSARNYLDTYPNLTVADIDIEVPEEETAQTIAFPKESQALITEVNQVIAEMDETGEIDDLLEKNIEEARAGDVDSRGTLEIYGPLFLKGAATTIGVALVCVVVGTLLGVFIAMLRLSSSKIVNTIAFFYIQVLRGTPALLQVFIFYFGISAILTIPSIHVWDINIARLIPGCIALAINSSAYVAEIIRSGINAVDSGQMEAGYSLGLNRRITMKEIILPQAIRNILPALGNEFVSMIKETSLLSVIAVSELMFVADTVKAATYRTMESLFIAAVIYFMITWFVSWLVSLLEKRLERSAKV, from the coding sequence ATGAAAAAAGCCCCCATTTTTATAGTAGGAATATTGTCAGTTTTGTCTATAGTTTTTTATTTTACAAGCTCGGTACAAGCTCAAACGGATGATTCTTTACAAAATGTATTAGATAGTGGAACTTTAACTGTAGGCACCTCGGCAGATAATCCGCCTAAAGAGTATATTCGTATGAACGATGGTGAAGAAGAAATTGTTGGTTTTGATATTGATGTGGCAGAAAGAATTGCGGAGGAGTTAGGCGTAGAATTAGAAATTACCAACATGAAATTTGACGGTCTTATTCCAAGTGTTGAGGCTGGCGAATTCGATATGGCTCTCGCAGGATTTAATCCAACGCCGGAACGAAAAGAAGTTGTGAGCTTTTCTGATAGTTATCATGATTTGCCATTTGTTATTTTAACCACTAAAGACAAAGAAGACACTTTTACTTCAATTGAATCGTTAACGGATAAAGAAGTAGCAGCACAAAAAGGTTCTACGCAAGAAACGATATTAAATGATTATATTGAAGAAGCTCGTCCTGTTGCTTTAGGGAAATTACCCGAAGTGATTTCAGAAATTAATGCTGGGACAGTAGATGCAGGCGTCGTAGGCTATTTATCTGCTCGTAACTATTTAGATACTTATCCTAATTTAACAGTTGCAGATATAGACATTGAAGTACCTGAAGAAGAAACTGCACAAACAATAGCTTTTCCTAAAGAAAGTCAAGCGCTCATCACAGAAGTAAACCAAGTTATTGCCGAAATGGATGAAACAGGAGAAATCGATGATCTTTTAGAAAAAAATATTGAAGAAGCTAGAGCTGGCGATGTCGATTCACGTGGAACTTTAGAAATCTATGGTCCTTTGTTTCTAAAAGGAGCGGCCACTACTATTGGGGTTGCTTTAGTATGTGTGGTTGTAGGGACGCTTTTGGGCGTTTTTATAGCTATGTTGCGGCTTTCTTCCAGTAAAATAGTCAATACGATCGCATTTTTCTATATTCAAGTATTACGTGGCACGCCGGCCTTACTTCAAGTATTTATTTTTTACTTTGGTATATCTGCTATTTTGACCATCCCATCGATTCACGTCTGGGACATTAATATTGCTCGCTTAATACCTGGCTGTATTGCACTTGCCATCAATTCTAGTGCTTATGTGGCTGAAATTATTCGTTCCGGGATTAATGCAGTGGATAGTGGTCAAATGGAAGCTGGATATTCTTTGGGGTTGAATCGTCGGATTACGATGAAAGAAATTATTTTACCTCAAGCTATTCGTAATATTTTACCCGCTTTAGGAAACGAATTTGTTTCAATGATTAAAGAGACTTCTTTACTTTCAGTGATCGCAGTATCAGAGCTAATGTTTGTCGCAGATACGGTAAAAGCAGCCACTTACCGAACAATGGAATCTTTATTCATCGCAGCAGTTATTTATTTTATGATTACGTGGTTTGTTTCTTGGCTAGTTTCACTTCTTGAAAAAAGGCTTGAAAGATCTGCGAAAGTTTAA
- a CDS encoding IS110 family transposase yields the protein MKLFVGIDVSSEKLDTCYLTDEMVVLLNHTYGNDTQGAWELKEQILSFHETYSFDQIVIGMESTSMYSYHPAVNFHQDEQLQAIHAITTIENPHRIKQYMKMFDADKTDPIDAFMIADYLRIQRYTNSPIKGEKYMALQRLTRTRYQIVRQLVEVKQHFIENLSYKCNTLKKELREAEGSTTVFSAAIMDLFTQDLSLDDLANLPLKDLAEWLQSKGRGRFKDPEGLAKTIQRAVRSSYRLDQVVSESIDMILGILVREIRSLEKAVKDCDQGIEDLVQTVPEYQCLTSIPGVGPVYAAGLLAEIGQIERFPDQTSLAKYAGLTWPKHQSGRHEAENTPLTKKGNRYFRYYLIEAANSVSRHLPEYQAFYRKKYQETPKHQHKRALVLTARKFVRLVDTLLRNHQLYTPPRSVIEK from the coding sequence GTGAAATTATTTGTAGGTATAGACGTTAGCTCAGAAAAACTAGATACATGTTATTTAACCGATGAAATGGTGGTGTTGTTAAATCACACCTATGGCAATGATACCCAAGGTGCCTGGGAGCTGAAAGAACAGATTCTCTCCTTTCACGAAACCTATTCGTTTGACCAGATTGTGATTGGTATGGAATCTACTTCCATGTATAGCTATCATCCAGCGGTAAATTTTCACCAAGATGAACAGCTTCAAGCCATTCACGCCATTACCACCATTGAAAATCCGCATCGAATTAAACAATATATGAAAATGTTTGATGCGGATAAAACCGACCCGATCGATGCGTTCATGATCGCCGATTACTTGCGGATTCAACGCTATACGAATTCTCCTATCAAAGGAGAAAAATATATGGCCCTTCAACGATTGACTCGTACACGATATCAAATCGTGCGGCAATTAGTGGAGGTGAAACAACATTTTATCGAAAATCTTTCGTATAAATGCAATACCCTAAAAAAGGAATTACGTGAAGCCGAAGGTTCCACGACCGTTTTCAGTGCCGCCATCATGGATCTTTTCACCCAAGACTTGTCCTTAGACGATTTGGCGAACCTGCCTTTGAAAGACTTGGCCGAATGGCTCCAATCCAAAGGGCGCGGCCGCTTTAAAGACCCCGAAGGGTTAGCGAAAACGATCCAACGAGCCGTCCGTAGTTCCTACCGGCTCGATCAAGTTGTGAGCGAATCGATCGATATGATCTTAGGTATCCTTGTACGTGAAATTCGTTCCTTGGAAAAAGCCGTTAAAGACTGTGACCAAGGGATTGAAGATCTCGTCCAAACGGTGCCCGAATACCAATGTTTAACCAGTATTCCTGGTGTAGGCCCTGTTTACGCCGCTGGCTTGTTAGCTGAAATTGGTCAAATCGAACGTTTTCCTGATCAAACCAGTTTAGCTAAGTATGCCGGGCTCACTTGGCCCAAGCATCAGTCAGGACGTCATGAAGCTGAAAACACCCCCTTAACGAAAAAAGGCAATCGCTATTTCCGTTACTACTTAATTGAAGCTGCCAATTCTGTCAGTCGGCATTTGCCCGAATATCAAGCCTTTTATCGTAAAAAGTATCAAGAAACACCGAAACATCAACACAAAAGAGCCCTCGTTTTAACTGCAAGAAAATTTGTGCGCTTGGTGGATACGCTACTACGGAACCACCAACTCTATACGCCACCTAGGAGCGTGATAGAAAAATAA
- a CDS encoding amino acid ABC transporter ATP-binding protein produces MSELMKIENLHKSFGKNQVLNGIDTTIQKGEVVVVIGPSGSGKSTFLRCLNLLETPTEGAVIFEDVDLTDPKIDIFKIRENLGMVFQTFNLFPHKTVMENLCLAPVKAGLKNQKEAKENGMRLLKQVGLEDKAEAYPNSLSGGQKQRIAIARALAMEPDVMLFDEPTSALDPEMVGEVLTVMKDLAKAGMTMVIVSHEMGFAKEVGDRVLLMDEGEIVEEGSPTELFDHPKHPRTIDFLSKVLH; encoded by the coding sequence ATGTCAGAGTTAATGAAAATAGAAAACTTACACAAATCCTTTGGTAAAAATCAAGTGTTAAATGGTATTGACACGACGATTCAAAAAGGAGAGGTCGTTGTTGTTATCGGCCCTTCTGGTTCTGGTAAAAGTACTTTTTTACGTTGTTTAAATTTATTAGAGACTCCTACTGAAGGTGCAGTGATTTTTGAAGATGTGGATTTAACCGATCCTAAAATTGATATTTTTAAAATAAGAGAGAACCTCGGCATGGTATTTCAAACATTTAATTTATTTCCGCATAAAACTGTGATGGAAAATCTATGTTTAGCACCGGTAAAGGCTGGGTTAAAAAATCAAAAAGAAGCAAAAGAAAATGGCATGCGTTTATTAAAACAGGTAGGTTTAGAAGACAAAGCAGAAGCTTATCCTAACTCTTTATCTGGTGGACAAAAGCAGCGGATTGCTATTGCGCGTGCTTTGGCAATGGAACCAGATGTGATGTTGTTTGATGAACCAACTTCAGCACTAGATCCTGAGATGGTCGGCGAGGTATTGACGGTTATGAAAGATCTAGCTAAGGCAGGAATGACAATGGTAATTGTTTCTCACGAAATGGGGTTTGCCAAAGAAGTGGGTGATCGCGTCTTACTGATGGATGAGGGTGAAATTGTGGAAGAAGGCAGCCCAACTGAACTTTTTGACCACCCTAAACATCCACGAACCATTGATTTTTTGAGTAAAGTATTACATTAA